The Chloracidobacterium sp. genome contains the following window.
CTGCGAAGGTATAAAAGCGAGCTTTATGGTCGCGGGCCATATAATGGGTGCGAGCCTTGTGCTTGTCGAACTTGAAAATGCGCGGCCTGATGGATCTTCGGTACGATTCTTGTTTTCGGGTGATCTTGGCCATTATGATCAGCCTATCGTCAAGGATCCGGCGACGCCCCCAGATTGCGACTATTTAATGTGCGAATCGACCTACGGCAACCGTTTGCACGGAGATGTCGACCCTGAAACGCAAATGGCCAGGATCATCAACGAGGCGTCCCATCGACGAGGGACGGTTCTAATCCCCGCATTTGCGGTCGGACGCACCCAGGAAGTTCTATATATGATCCGCGAACTTGAGGAGAAAAAGCGGATTCCGATACTTCCGGTGATCGTTGATTCGCCAATGGCGTCACAGGCAACTCAGGTCTATAACCGCTGGAATGAAGAGCACGATGAGGAGTACGCCTCGATTCTCGCCTCGCGCAAGCACCCGCTGAGAACTGCGTCGATGATGACTACGTCATCCAGAGACGAGTCAAAACGTCTGAACAATATGCGTGGTGCCAAGATAATTATCTCGGCGTCCGGAATGATGACCGGCGGGCGCGTACTGCATCACGCTATGCGTTTATTGCCGGATGAGAACGCTACCGTAGTATTTGTTGGATACCAGGCGGCAGGAACGACCGGACGGCGAATACTTGAGGGCGAACGCGAAGTTAAAATAATGAAGCATTGGATACCGGTCAATTGCCAGATCGAAACGATCGATGGCTTTTCGGCACACGCAGATTGGCAGGCAGTGCTTCGCTGGCTTAGCGGATTAAAAAATGCACCGAAGACAGTTTTTACCACTCACGGTGAGCCTGATGCTGCACAGGCGATGGCTGAGCATATTCGCGAACGATTTGGGTGGCACGTAGTAGTTCCGCAATACGAGGATACAGTCGAGCTAAAGTAATCGGCCGAAATCGGGCAAAAAATAAATGGCCTGTCCGATGTCCTAGATCGAGGCTATTCGTATCGCAAACACTCGATCGGATCGAGCCGCGAAGCTTTGCGTGCGGGTAGAACGCCAAATATCAGTCCGACACCGACAGACGTTCCGAGTCCGGCAATGATCGCCCATAGCGGCACTTGGGCCGGCATACTCGGGACCAGAAGCATTATCAGATTGCTTATACCAATAGCCGTTGCAACGCCGACCACCCCGCCGAAAAATGTAAGCGTCATTGCTTCGAGCAAAAACTGGAGGACGATCGCATTTTTGGTTGCGCCGATCGCTTTTCGGATTCCGATCTCCTTGGTTCGCTCGGTTACCGAAACGAGCATAATGTTCATCACACCGATGCCGCCCACCAATAGTCCGAGGCACGAAATTGCGATCGCGGCGATCCCCACGCCGCCGATGATACCGTCAAATTGGGCGATAAAGTTGTCGGCCGTCTTGATGTCAAAGTTGTTTGGCTCACCAAATTTGACCTCGCGTCGCTGTCTGAGTATCCCTTCGACTTCGGCGACCGCATCATTTAATTGGCCGGATTTGGCCTGAATGACGGGCCGGAGTTCTTCGCGTGACGGAGCCACTTTACGGGCGGTACGATACGGCATCATAACCTTTCGGTCCTCTTCGTTCTCACCAAAAAAACCTGCCTTTCGTTTTTCAAGAACGCCGATGATCTCCCAGGTCGTTCCGTTCATTCGCACGACCTTTCCCACAACCTCGTTCTCCTTACCAGGAAATAGAGCCTCAACGGTATCAATGCCGACCACCAAGACGTTTCGCCGTTGGTAGTTGTCCGATTCGGTAATAAAACGTCCGTGTTTGACAATAATATTGGTCATTTCGGCGTAATTGGGTTCGACGCCATCGGTGAGTGCCCATCGATAGTTCTTACCTTCGTAAACAAGGTTGTCATCGAAACCGCCGTCAAATGAACCGATACTGGGAGCGACTAGCGAAACGTCTCTGATCGAGCTCGACTGAGTCTGAATAGCTCTTACATCTTCGTCGGTCAGCGGTTTTCGATTTCGTTCATCGCGGCTTCGTGGGCCAAAGCCTGTCGAAAGGTGAAAGGCGTAAATATTGTTTGTGCCGTATTCCTCAACGATCGCAACTATGGAACTTCGTACGCCCGTAAGAATCGAAGCAACAACTATGGCAGTGATGACACCTACAACGATACCGAGGATCGTGAGAAACGATCGGAACTTGTGACTATAGATCGAGTCCAATGCCATTTTCATAACCTCGCGTGGCAATGATGTTGAAAGGCTCATAAGATTGTTGGTCGCGAAGTGCGCGTCGTCTAGTTTTTGGTCAATGCGACGATCGGATCGAGTCGTGCGGCTTTCCATGCGGGATACAGACCCGCAATGACACCTATCAAACTCGAAACGGTAACGGACAAGAGCACATATAGGATCGTAATGGTCATAGTTATGCCCGCAAACAGCGTGATTAGTTGCGTCACAAGCGTGGCGAGCAGCAGGCCGATGATACCGCCGACCACACACAGAACTGACGATTCGATAAGGAACTGAAGTAGTATCTGCTTTCGGGTCGCACCGAGAGCCTTTCGCAATCCGACCTCAAACGTACGTTCGGTGACGGACACGAGCATAATATTCATCACCACGATGCCGCCGACGACCAAAATGATCATCGTGATCGGAACAACAACAGCGGCGATCGCATTGGTAAATTGATCGATCTGACCACCAAGTTCCTTAGTATTGACCAGGCCAAATGTGTCCGGGTCGCTGCCGGAAAGTCCGCGGCGATTTCTGAGCAAAAGCTTTACCTCATCGATCGCTGCGTCGAATGTTTCCGGCGTTCCGCCCTTTCCGTGTATCTGCAAACCGTTGTCTGTCGTGCCGAATATTTGGCGATGCAGTGTGATAGGGATGTAAATGGAGCGGTTAAACGAACTGCCGGGCAGTTCGCCACGTTTGTCCTCGAGGCCGACGATCGTGAGTGGCAGACCGTGCAGTTTGATCGTTTTCCCGATCGGAGACGAATTGGGAAAGTACTTTTGCCGCACGTCATCGGCGATCACACACACTTTCGCAGCGATCGATTCGTCGATCGCGGAGATGAACCTACCCTCGATGATCGATTTATCCTCGATCAAGTCAAAATTTGATGTGACGCCATTGATCGATACCGACGGCATTTCGACGCCGTTTTCGTTAAAATCGGCGTTACCTGACATCTGGGCTCCGACCTCGGAGCAGTTTCTGCAGTTTGCTTTAATGTATGTGTACTCATCCCAGGTCGGCTTTTTGTTACGGCGGTTGGCTCGTTCAAATTCCTCATCGGCCATTCGTCCCGAGAATGCCATCCTAGCGATCATAAAGTGATTGCTGCCGAGAACTTTCGTTATCTGTGTCGAAACATATGAATTTAGTCCGCTGATCGATGCGCCTACAACGACGACCGCCGCGACACCGATGATAATGCCGATCAGCGTCAGAAAGGCTCGAAGTTTGTGCTCGAGTATCGATCTGGAGGCGATCCAGAAAGCGTCGTAATAAAATGAATAAAGGCGTTTCATCGCAATTTCTGAGCGAAAAGTCGCTGTTTTTGGACGTATCGTT
Protein-coding sequences here:
- a CDS encoding ABC transporter permease; protein product: MSLSTSLPREVMKMALDSIYSHKFRSFLTILGIVVGVITAIVVASILTGVRSSIVAIVEEYGTNNIYAFHLSTGFGPRSRDERNRKPLTDEDVRAIQTQSSSIRDVSLVAPSIGSFDGGFDDNLVYEGKNYRWALTDGVEPNYAEMTNIIVKHGRFITESDNYQRRNVLVVGIDTVEALFPGKENEVVGKVVRMNGTTWEIIGVLEKRKAGFFGENEEDRKVMMPYRTARKVAPSREELRPVIQAKSGQLNDAVAEVEGILRQRREVKFGEPNNFDIKTADNFIAQFDGIIGGVGIAAIAISCLGLLVGGIGVMNIMLVSVTERTKEIGIRKAIGATKNAIVLQFLLEAMTLTFFGGVVGVATAIGISNLIMLLVPSMPAQVPLWAIIAGLGTSVGVGLIFGVLPARKASRLDPIECLRYE
- a CDS encoding MBL fold metallo-hydrolase → MATITFYGGVGTVTGSKYLIEHNGKRVLVDCGLFQGLKELRERNWQDPPFMPSEIDAVIITHAHIDHTGFLPRVVKLGFNGPVFTSRATGDLLRILLPDSARLQEEEADYRNRHDLTSHAPALPLYDEMDARATLGLLKPVSNDGVAINICEGIKASFMVAGHIMGASLVLVELENARPDGSSVRFLFSGDLGHYDQPIVKDPATPPDCDYLMCESTYGNRLHGDVDPETQMARIINEASHRRGTVLIPAFAVGRTQEVLYMIRELEEKKRIPILPVIVDSPMASQATQVYNRWNEEHDEEYASILASRKHPLRTASMMTTSSRDESKRLNNMRGAKIIISASGMMTGGRVLHHAMRLLPDENATVVFVGYQAAGTTGRRILEGEREVKIMKHWIPVNCQIETIDGFSAHADWQAVLRWLSGLKNAPKTVFTTHGEPDAAQAMAEHIRERFGWHVVVPQYEDTVELK
- a CDS encoding ABC transporter permease, translated to MKRLYSFYYDAFWIASRSILEHKLRAFLTLIGIIIGVAAVVVVGASISGLNSYVSTQITKVLGSNHFMIARMAFSGRMADEEFERANRRNKKPTWDEYTYIKANCRNCSEVGAQMSGNADFNENGVEMPSVSINGVTSNFDLIEDKSIIEGRFISAIDESIAAKVCVIADDVRQKYFPNSSPIGKTIKLHGLPLTIVGLEDKRGELPGSSFNRSIYIPITLHRQIFGTTDNGLQIHGKGGTPETFDAAIDEVKLLLRNRRGLSGSDPDTFGLVNTKELGGQIDQFTNAIAAVVVPITMIILVVGGIVVMNIMLVSVTERTFEVGLRKALGATRKQILLQFLIESSVLCVVGGIIGLLLATLVTQLITLFAGITMTITILYVLLSVTVSSLIGVIAGLYPAWKAARLDPIVALTKN